Proteins encoded together in one Microbacterium oxydans window:
- the rsmG gene encoding 16S rRNA (guanine(527)-N(7))-methyltransferase RsmG: MSDVEVEPAIAEDLFGDRIDAAREFTAALAREGEERGLIGPLELPRLWSRHILNSVIAAPLFHGRVADIGSGAGLPGLVLAIARPDVEWTLIEPMERRVTWLNEQVQELELTNVIVHRARAEDVKPTDGFDVVTARAVSALRTLIPITAPLVRDGGELTLLKGMNAANEIEAAQKQIKKFRLSDVRVEVLGEGVLTETTRAVRARVR, translated from the coding sequence ATGAGTGATGTCGAGGTCGAGCCGGCCATCGCCGAGGATCTCTTCGGAGATCGGATCGACGCGGCACGAGAGTTCACTGCTGCGCTCGCTCGCGAGGGCGAGGAGCGAGGTCTGATCGGACCGCTGGAACTCCCGCGGCTGTGGTCGCGACACATCCTCAACAGTGTGATCGCGGCCCCGCTCTTCCATGGTCGCGTCGCGGACATCGGTTCCGGGGCGGGTCTCCCCGGACTCGTGCTCGCGATTGCTCGTCCTGACGTCGAATGGACGCTCATCGAACCGATGGAACGTCGCGTCACCTGGCTCAATGAGCAGGTGCAGGAGCTGGAGCTGACCAACGTCATCGTCCATCGTGCTCGCGCAGAAGACGTCAAGCCCACCGATGGCTTCGATGTGGTCACTGCTCGGGCCGTGAGTGCGCTGCGCACACTCATCCCGATCACGGCGCCGCTCGTGCGTGACGGGGGAGAGCTCACGCTTCTCAAAGGCATGAATGCTGCGAACGAGATCGAAGCTGCGCAGAAACAGATCAAGAAGTTCCGGCTCAGTGACGTCCGCGTCGAGGTTCTCGGCGAGGGTGTGCTCACCGAGACGACGAGGGCGGTTCGGGCAAGAGTCCGGTAG
- a CDS encoding protein jag → MSETMTENTEPTVAQLENEGDVAADYLEELLDIADIDGDLNLDVRQGRAYVSVEAEGDALALLSAPETVQALQELTRLAVQSKTGSFSRLILDIAGSRDTRRRQLETLVDAAAAKLDEGSSQASLPSMSSYERKLVHDIAAERGLVSESYGEGADRHTVLRRR, encoded by the coding sequence ATGAGCGAGACCATGACCGAGAACACCGAGCCCACCGTGGCTCAGCTCGAGAACGAGGGCGACGTCGCCGCGGACTACCTCGAGGAGCTCCTCGACATCGCGGATATCGATGGGGATCTGAACCTCGATGTCCGCCAGGGTCGGGCCTACGTCTCGGTGGAGGCCGAAGGCGATGCACTCGCGCTGCTCTCCGCTCCGGAGACGGTGCAGGCCTTGCAGGAACTGACCCGCCTCGCCGTGCAGAGCAAGACGGGTTCGTTCTCGCGGCTGATCCTCGATATCGCGGGTTCGCGCGACACGCGTCGTCGCCAGCTCGAGACTCTGGTCGATGCCGCTGCAGCCAAGCTGGACGAGGGTTCGTCGCAGGCTTCGCTGCCCTCGATGTCGAGCTACGAGCGCAAGCTCGTACATGACATCGCCGCCGAGCGTGGACTCGTCTCCGAGTCCTACGGTGAGGGCGCTGACCGGCACACGGTCCTCCGTCGTCGTTGA